The DNA window TGAGAAGCCCACGAACTGGCAGAGGAGGAATATGCCAAACATAGCGGAGATCTTCGAGAAAAGGGTTGCTATTGCATATGAGAACCTTGCTAGGTTGAGGCAGATCTGCAGCGTCTTGATCCTCCTAATGCACTACGCCCCAACAACCAAGACGCTGAAGGGCGAACCCATCTCAACATATCCCTACCTATGCCACAGAGGATTTGAAAGGGTTATCAGCGAGGTTAAACCAGATCTCGTGATCCATGGCCACGCCCACGCCTCTGTGGTTCACAGCGCGGAAATCAGCGGGGTTCCGATATATAACGTTGCTATACCAGCTGTTAAGAGCGTTACGAGGATAAGGATCTCTGTTGGCGATAGGATCCATGTAACGAGGATCTAGGTTTTCAATGCTATATAGCTAGCAACCTAT is part of the Sulfolobales archaeon genome and encodes:
- a CDS encoding metallophosphoesterase; this translates as MTATIEIMAVSDVHSPRYLPLLISSLKSLLNYRPDLILFGGDMIDKGDVGSLKPLLDFIYSRFPGVEIISVFGNEEYVEKIKILREVYSNVRWLDDEAWEGEIGGVKVCVYGTRGSLEKPTNWQRRNMPNIAEIFEKRVAIAYENLARLRQICSVLILLMHYAPTTKTLKGEPISTYPYLCHRGFERVISEVKPDLVIHGHAHASVVHSAEISGVPIYNVAIPAVKSVTRIRISVGDRIHVTRI